One stretch of Janibacter limosus DNA includes these proteins:
- the hpf gene encoding ribosome hibernation-promoting factor, HPF/YfiA family — protein MEIAITGRNVNVSDRLREYLDTKLSKVPQLDPRVQRIEVMVSHEPNPRRAKTSERVEITCRSKGPVIRAEAGHDDRQAAVDLAVDKLLERLRRAHDKRNVLRGRRRTSVAEATAALTEPLAGDQPTEDFADEPDPFGTIGDSPIEVREKIHESVPMPLAEAVRRMELVGHDFFLFHDSDNGRPSVVYRRRGWSYGVIHLDVQDHDEASPVNGTPVEEPVSVR, from the coding sequence GTGGAAATTGCCATCACCGGACGCAACGTCAATGTCTCCGATCGACTGCGCGAGTACCTCGACACCAAGCTGTCGAAGGTCCCGCAACTCGATCCTCGCGTCCAGCGGATCGAGGTCATGGTGAGTCACGAGCCCAACCCACGCAGGGCCAAGACGAGTGAGCGGGTCGAGATCACCTGCCGCTCCAAGGGCCCTGTCATCCGCGCCGAGGCCGGCCACGACGACCGTCAGGCGGCCGTCGACCTCGCCGTCGACAAGCTCCTCGAGAGACTGCGCCGGGCCCACGACAAGCGCAACGTCCTGCGCGGTCGCCGCCGCACCTCCGTCGCCGAGGCAACCGCCGCGCTGACCGAGCCGCTCGCGGGCGACCAGCCCACCGAGGACTTCGCGGACGAGCCAGACCCCTTCGGCACGATCGGCGACAGTCCGATCGAGGTCCGCGAGAAGATCCACGAGTCGGTGCCGATGCCTCTCGCCGAGGCCGTGCGACGCATGGAGCTCGTCGGGCACGACTTCTTCCTCTTCCACGACTCCGACAACGGCCGCCCGAGCGTCGTCTACCGCCGACGCGGATGGTCCTACGGCGTCATCCACCTCGACGTGCAGGACCACGACGAGGCCTCGCCGGTCAACGGCACGCCCGTCGAGGAGCCGGTCTCTGTCCGCTGA
- a CDS encoding winged helix-turn-helix domain-containing protein produces MRTLTPAAARRIAIAAQGLARPRPQHTPTTRDLQRVVETVGLVQIDSVNVVARSQYLPFFSRLGPYDSTLLDRMRDRAPRRLVEYWAHEASLMPPSTWPLMEHPRMRRALDGSWGGMQRVAREHPEVVAAVLEEVRSGRPRTTRELEAALGHRRDGEREHWGWNWSLAKHALEHLFWAGQISSAGRTTQFERRYAALERVVPPAHAQVWLDPTARHSEPDAYVELIRISARAMGVATEADLADYFRLERRQVRPAIDTLVEVGELEPVAVTGWPQPAWLHVDARRPRAVHGRALLSPFDSMVWCRPRVERLFGFHYRLEIYTPAAKRVHGYYVLPFLLGDELVGRVDLKADRAVGALLARRITWEPGRGGADDRRELSEELAQMARWLGLTDVVGG; encoded by the coding sequence GTGCGCACTCTGACTCCGGCTGCCGCCCGTCGCATCGCCATCGCTGCCCAGGGCTTGGCGCGGCCCAGACCGCAGCACACCCCGACGACCCGGGACCTGCAGCGAGTGGTCGAGACCGTCGGGTTGGTGCAGATCGACAGCGTCAACGTCGTGGCCCGCAGCCAGTACCTGCCCTTCTTCTCCCGGCTGGGTCCCTATGACAGCACGCTCCTGGACCGGATGCGCGATCGCGCACCGCGGCGGCTCGTGGAGTACTGGGCCCACGAGGCGAGCTTGATGCCGCCGAGCACCTGGCCGCTCATGGAGCACCCGCGGATGCGACGGGCCCTCGACGGCTCCTGGGGTGGGATGCAGCGCGTCGCGCGAGAGCACCCCGAGGTGGTCGCCGCAGTGCTGGAGGAGGTCAGGTCCGGTCGTCCGCGCACCACCCGCGAGCTGGAGGCCGCCCTCGGGCACCGACGTGACGGGGAGCGAGAGCACTGGGGTTGGAACTGGTCGCTCGCCAAGCACGCCCTCGAGCACCTCTTCTGGGCGGGCCAGATCTCCTCCGCCGGGCGCACCACGCAGTTCGAGCGTCGTTACGCGGCACTCGAGCGCGTCGTCCCGCCGGCACATGCACAGGTGTGGCTCGACCCCACGGCCAGGCACTCCGAGCCCGATGCCTACGTCGAGCTGATCCGCATCTCGGCCCGCGCCATGGGAGTGGCGACCGAGGCCGACCTCGCGGACTACTTCCGCCTCGAGCGTCGGCAGGTCCGGCCGGCCATCGACACCCTCGTGGAGGTCGGGGAGCTCGAGCCCGTGGCCGTCACGGGATGGCCGCAGCCGGCGTGGCTGCACGTCGACGCCCGCCGGCCACGGGCCGTGCACGGCAGGGCGCTGCTGTCTCCCTTCGACAGCATGGTGTGGTGCCGCCCGCGGGTGGAGCGGCTCTTCGGCTTCCACTACCGGCTCGAGATCTACACACCTGCCGCCAAGCGAGTACACGGGTACTACGTGCTGCCCTTCCTCCTGGGCGACGAGCTCGTCGGGCGGGTGGACCTCAAGGCCGACCGGGCCGTCGGCGCACTCCTCGCTCGCCGGATCACCTGGGAACCCGGCCGTGGGGGAGCGGACGACAGGCGGGAGCTGAGCGAGGAGCTGGCCCAGATGGCCCGCTGGCTGGGCCTTACCGACGTCGTCGGTGGCTGA
- a CDS encoding GNAT family N-acetyltransferase gives MNERALLPVPVGGFPEVVPDLTQGAVRLRAMTETDLPFVVEQSNDPATVRWTTVPQPYGLEQARAFLDLHRRGWSELGGTKHWAIELLPHDGEPGLPFAGIIDLRPGAKGGAWETGFVLHPGARGRGAMSGALRMAAGWAFDHGAPSLYWWAARGNFASWRVAHACGFTHHGSLPGRVPHRALGSSDAWVASLLPEHPMTPRQPWSEPPVIEGDGLRLRPIRDDDSAMAEPHDHPAHFVPARAVPTPQTFDDWLLRRREGMSLGRGINWCIADAATDEALGEVLLFVHDAHLVVGGTAELGYAIRPTARGRGLARQAARLAADHALLPVAEGGRGLRRLLAETAADNEASNRVLQEAGFTVWGREEAADAPDGGVGASIHWERLT, from the coding sequence ATGAACGAGCGCGCCCTCCTCCCGGTTCCCGTCGGCGGGTTCCCCGAGGTGGTACCGGACCTCACGCAGGGGGCGGTGAGGCTGCGGGCGATGACCGAGACGGACCTCCCCTTCGTCGTCGAGCAGAGCAACGACCCGGCCACTGTCCGCTGGACCACGGTCCCGCAGCCCTACGGCCTCGAGCAGGCGCGCGCCTTCCTCGACCTCCACCGGCGCGGGTGGAGCGAGCTCGGCGGGACCAAGCACTGGGCGATCGAGCTGCTCCCCCACGACGGCGAGCCCGGCCTCCCCTTCGCCGGGATCATCGACCTGCGGCCGGGGGCGAAGGGAGGCGCCTGGGAGACCGGCTTCGTCCTGCACCCGGGTGCACGCGGGCGAGGTGCCATGTCCGGTGCGCTCCGGATGGCGGCCGGGTGGGCCTTCGACCACGGTGCGCCGAGCCTCTACTGGTGGGCAGCGCGCGGCAACTTCGCCTCCTGGCGGGTGGCGCACGCCTGCGGGTTCACGCACCACGGGAGCCTGCCGGGTCGGGTGCCCCACCGGGCGCTCGGGTCCAGCGACGCCTGGGTGGCCTCGCTGCTGCCCGAGCACCCCATGACGCCGCGCCAGCCGTGGTCCGAGCCGCCCGTCATCGAGGGCGACGGGCTGCGGCTGCGGCCGATCCGTGACGACGACTCCGCGATGGCAGAGCCCCACGACCACCCAGCACACTTCGTGCCGGCACGGGCGGTCCCCACACCGCAGACCTTCGACGACTGGCTGCTGCGGCGACGGGAGGGGATGTCGCTGGGCAGGGGCATCAACTGGTGCATCGCCGACGCGGCCACCGACGAAGCCCTCGGCGAGGTGCTCCTCTTCGTGCACGACGCGCACCTGGTCGTGGGCGGCACCGCGGAGCTCGGCTATGCGATCCGGCCCACCGCGCGGGGTCGTGGCCTGGCCCGACAGGCCGCTCGACTGGCGGCCGACCACGCCCTGCTGCCGGTGGCCGAGGGCGGTCGTGGGCTGCGGCGGCTCCTCGCCGAGACCGCTGCCGACAACGAGGCGAGCAACCGGGTCCTCCAGGAGGCCGGCTTCACCGTGTGGGGTCGTGAGGAGGCGGCCGATGCTCCTGACGGTGGCGTCGGAGCGTCGATCCACTGGGAGCGGCTGACCTGA